The Microplitis mediator isolate UGA2020A chromosome 8, iyMicMedi2.1, whole genome shotgun sequence genome has a window encoding:
- the LOC130673563 gene encoding CUGBP Elav-like family member 2 isoform X6 produces MFVGQVPHDMEENDLRTMFEEFGRVHQINVLRNKYTGTHQGCCFVTFYTRRAALAAQNALHNIKTFNGMHRPIQMKPADSGHRNDRKLFVGMLSKKYSENDVRNMFDVYGAIEECSVLRDNSTGQSRGCAFVTFATKQHAINAIKALHHSRTMEGCSSPLVVKFADTQKEKDQKRLQQYQANLWNIAGTVGMPAPHYLTNNDTHALASAQLLQQLQTTLTPGVGPSAVACPTGASNPAAMSTVQHQLLIQQHLGLNGAAAVTPQGVASLPEMTQSHLQGLATLATLGGANTGEYIGDFVYLTANPVGVTSPMSMQDLMALASMTNAANIQVPSGTLGGLVNSQGSLTQWPTATQVTNNGTAVSNANGFSPVSLTLNSLAGTASLSAGANGAGTLQDTLSSAYSSLQQYAALIGKTVTTSTSTSSSVQENKKGLKHRFSTLPTTGQTGTTTGNSSVASAVAAAALAAQQQAMIINAAGKQIEGPEGCNLFIYHLPQDFTDFDLASTFVPFGNMLSAKVVVDLKTNTSRCFGFVSYDNPASAAAAIQTMNGFHIGAKRLKVEHKRAKEAAKPY; encoded by the exons GTTGCTGTTTTGTAACGTTTTATACACGAAGAGCGGCACTAGCGGCTCAAAATGCACTTCAcaatataaaaacttttaacgGA ATGCACCGGCCCATCCAAATGAAGCCCGCGGACAGTGGTCACCGTAATG ATCGGAAGCTATTCGTTGGCATgctgtcaaaaaaatacagtGAAAATGATGTAAGAAATATGTTTGACGTTTATGGTGCAATTGAAGAATGCTCGGTACTGAGGGATAATAGTACTGGGCAAAGCAGAGGATGTGCCTTTGTTACATTTGCAACTAAACAGCATGCCATTAATGCTATTAAAGCACTACATCATTCGCGTACAATGGag ggTTGTTCATCGCCATTGGTCGTTAAATTTGCTGATACCCAAAAAGAAAAAGATCAAAAACGATTGCAACAGTACCAAGCAAATTTATGGAACATCGCGGGTACCGTTGGTATGCCAGCGCCTCATTATTTAACGAAC AATGATACTCATGCATTGGCATCCGCACAATTACTTCAACAGCTACAAACAACCCTGACACCGGGTGTTGGACCCTCAGCTGTAGCTTGTCCTACTGGCGCAAGCAATCCCGCAGCAATGAGCACCGTACAGCATCAACTGCTTATTCAACAGCATCTTGGACTAAACGGTGCAGCGGCGGTAACTCCTCAGGGTGTCGCAAGTCTCCCAGAAATGACCCAGAGTCATCTCCAAGGACTAGCAACTCTGGCAACACTCGGCGGTGCCAATACTGGTGAATACATCGGag ATTTTGTTTATCTTACAGCTAATCCCGTTGGTGTTACCTCACCCATGAGTATGCAAGATCTGATGGCACTTGCATCGATGACTAATGCTGCTAATATTCAAGTACCTTCTGGCA CCTTGGGTGGATTAGTTAATTCACAAGGAAGTCTTACTCagt GGCCAACAGCAACGCAAGTTACTAATAATGGAACTGCAGTCAGTAATGCTAATGGATTTAGTCCTGTATCACTTACGCTTAATTCTCTGGCTGGAACAGCATCGTTAAGTGCTGGTGCTAATGGTGCTGGCACCCTTCAAGATACATTGTCCAGTGCTTACTCAAGTTTACAACAATATGCAG CTCTCATTGGAAAAACTGTGACTACAAGTACAAGTACTTCATCAAGTGTACAAGAGAATAAGAAAGGATTAAAACATA GATTTTCGACGCTGCCAACAACTGGACAGACTGGAACAACAACTGGTAATTCATCAGTTGCATCTGCTGTTGCTGCAGCAGCATTGGCAGCACAGCAACAAGCTATGATTATAAATGCTGCTGGAAAACAAATCGAGGGCCCTGAGggctgtaatttatttatttatcatttaccCCAAGACTTTACGGATTTTGATCTTGCGTCCACTTTTGTACCTTTTGGTAACATGCTGTCTGCTAAAGTTGTCGTTGATCTCAAGACAAATACCAGTCGTTGCtttg gtTTTGTATCGTATGACAATCCAGCAAGTGCAGCAGCAGCTATTCAAACAATGAATGGTTTTCACATAGGCGCTAAGAGACTTAAAGTTGAACATAAACGAGCCAAAGAAGCTGCCAAACCGTATTAA